The genomic region CCTCGGCCGCGCGGCGAAGAAGCAACAGCAAGCGCCGATGACGCTCCTGCGCACGGGCACCGACAATCAGCCGGTCGCGCACGCGTCGCACAGCACGTATGCGCCGCAGCACGGTCAGACGACGGATTACGGCTCGCTCGACACGCCGGCAGTGTGGCGTTCGTCGCGCGAAACGGCGGCATCGCACGTGCAGGCGTTGCAGGAAAAGGGCGTCGATACTTACGACATCCCGGCGTTCCTGCGCAAGCAAGCGGACTAAGGTCACGCGGCGCTGCTTGCTCGCTGGAACGAGCAACCGCAGCCACCGCGGACCTGCGCCGACGTTACCCGGCGATGCAGGTTTCGCGTGGGGCGACTGTCCAAGGCCGCGTCGGAAAAGACGCCAGGCCGTGGCCAGCCGACCTCCACGAAATTTGTCGATGAGCAAATGAAACCTGAATCGTCGATGCGCGCGGCCAAGCCTGCGGGACGATGGAGTTGCAAGGATGTCCGGGCTCTGACGAGGGAAGGACCGAGCATGATCGAAGTGGGTGAAACGTTGCCCGATGCGCGTCTCTTCGAGTTCATCGAAGTGGCGAGCGAGGGCTGTGCCGCAGGACCGAACGGGTTCTCGGCGCGCGAGCGGGCATTGGCGAAGCGCGTGGCGATCTTCGGATTGCCGGGCGCGTTCACGCCGACGTGTTCCGCCAGACACGTTCCGGGCTACGTCGAAGCGGCGGAGGCGTTTTTCGCCGCCGGCATCGACGAAATCTGGTGCGTTTCCGTCAACGATGCGTTCGTCATGAACGCGTGGGGACGCGATCTTCAAGCCGCGGGCAAGGTGAAGATGATCGCGGACGGCAGTGCGCGCTTCACTCAGGCACTCGGACTGGATCAGGATTTGTCCGAGCGTGGCATGGGAATCCGTTCCCGGCGCTACGCGATGGTGGTCGACAACGGCGTGGTCAAGACGCTCGCTGTCGAAGCGCCCGGCAAGTTCGAAGTCAGCGATGCCCGAAGCATCCTGGCGACGTTGCGCTGAGCGCAGTGGTGTCGCGTTGCCTTTGCGCAACGCCTAAAGACGCCCTCGCATTCGGCGGCAACTTGGGGCCGATGACCGGAAATGCCTCCATTCCGGTCATCGGCCCGTTCTACTTGACTGTCCCAACGCTCCGGCGTAACACAGGGAAACAGTTGATACCTCTTGGTTTGGGACGGCAAACGCCGAATGGAGTATACTTCGGCCTATCGGAATTCAATGAACGATTAATTCTCTTTATTGGGAATTGCTATCGGAAAAATAAAATCATGTTGAAGCAGCGAACAATCAAGACTGTCGTCAAAACCGTGGGAATCGGGCTTCATTCGGGGCGCAAGGTGAACCTGACACTGCGCCCGGCGCCGGTTGGAACGGGCATCGTGTTTTCGCGCATCGACCTGCCGCAGCCGGTCGATATCCCCGCGTCCGCGATGGCGATCGGCGACACGCGCCTGGCATCCGTGCTCCAGAAGGACGGCGCGCGTGTATCGACCATCGAGCACTTGATGTCGGCGTGCGCGGGTCTCGGCATCGACAACCTGTATGTCGATGTCACTGCCGAGGAAATCCCGATCATGGACGGCAGCGCTGCTTCCTTCGTGTTTCTGATCCAGTCGGCGGGTATCGAAGAGCAGAACGCGCCGAAGAAATTCATCAAGGTGACGAAGCCCGTCGAAGTCCGCGACGGCGACAAGTTCGCGCGCCTCGATCCGTATTTCGGTTTCAAGCTGAGCTTCACCATCGATTTCCGTCACCCCGCCGTCGACAAGACCGGGCAGGCGCTGGAAGTCGATTTCGCGACGACGTCGTATGTGCGCGAAATCGCGCGTGCGCGCACGTTCGGCTTCGCGCATGAAGTGGAAATGATGCGTGAGCTGGGACTCGCGCGCGGCGGCAGCATGGACAACGCGATCGTGCTGGACGAATACCGCATTCTCAACAACGACGGCCTGCGCTACGACGACGAGTTCGTGAAGCACAAGATGCTCGACGCGATTGGCGACCTGTACGTAGTGGGCCATCCGCTGCTCGCGTCTTACACGGCGTACAAGGGCGGCCATGCGATGAACAACATGCTGTTGCGCGAACTGCTCGCGAACGAGGGCGCTTACGAGATCGTCACGTTCGAGGACACGCAGAAAGCGCCGCGCGGCTTCGCGTTCGATACGCAGACGGCGTTCGCCTGACTACGGTCAGACGCCAGGAAGCACCGAATGAGCGGCCGTGAAAACGCCGCTCATTTTTTTTGCCCGCGCGCCTGATGACGCGCCGCCATCCGCGCGAGCGCTTCCTGCAATGGCGACGGCGCGAGCGATTCCGCGAGATCCTGAAGCGCCGAGGCGCCCGCCGCCGAC from Caballeronia sp. Lep1P3 harbors:
- the lpxC gene encoding UDP-3-O-acyl-N-acetylglucosamine deacetylase — protein: MLKQRTIKTVVKTVGIGLHSGRKVNLTLRPAPVGTGIVFSRIDLPQPVDIPASAMAIGDTRLASVLQKDGARVSTIEHLMSACAGLGIDNLYVDVTAEEIPIMDGSAASFVFLIQSAGIEEQNAPKKFIKVTKPVEVRDGDKFARLDPYFGFKLSFTIDFRHPAVDKTGQALEVDFATTSYVREIARARTFGFAHEVEMMRELGLARGGSMDNAIVLDEYRILNNDGLRYDDEFVKHKMLDAIGDLYVVGHPLLASYTAYKGGHAMNNMLLRELLANEGAYEIVTFEDTQKAPRGFAFDTQTAFA
- a CDS encoding peroxiredoxin, which codes for MIEVGETLPDARLFEFIEVASEGCAAGPNGFSARERALAKRVAIFGLPGAFTPTCSARHVPGYVEAAEAFFAAGIDEIWCVSVNDAFVMNAWGRDLQAAGKVKMIADGSARFTQALGLDQDLSERGMGIRSRRYAMVVDNGVVKTLAVEAPGKFEVSDARSILATLR